The following proteins are co-located in the Castanea sativa cultivar Marrone di Chiusa Pesio chromosome 8, ASM4071231v1 genome:
- the LOC142607316 gene encoding putative 4-hydroxy-4-methyl-2-oxoglutarate aldolase 2 → MALVTTAEVCDANPQLIVSGELRALQPSFHIYGRRQVFSGPIVTLKVFEDNVLVREFLEEKGNGRVLVVDGGGSLRCAILGGNPVVQAQNNGWAGIVVNGCVRDVDEINGCDIGVRALASHPMKANKKGIGEKHVPITIAGTRISDGEWLYADTDGILISQTELSV, encoded by the coding sequence ATGGCCTTGGTTACCACTGCTGAAGTTTGTGATGCAAATCCGCAGCTAATTGTGAGTGGTGAGCTTCGGGCACTCCAGCCAAGTTTTCATATATATGGACGCCGCCAGGTCTTCTCTGGACCAATAGTTACCCTCAAGGTATTTGAAGACAATGTTTTGGTTCGTGAGTTTCTTGAGGAGAAGGGTAATGGCCGAGTTCTTGTTGTAGATGGGGGGGGAAGTTTGCGGTGTGCAATATTGGGGGGCAATCCTGTTGTACAAGCTCAGAATAATGGATGGGCTGGGATAGTTGTCAATGGCTGTGTAAGGGATGTTGATGAGATTAATGGTTGTGACATTGGGGTGAGGGCTCTGGCCTCCCATCCAATGAAAGCCAATAAGAAAGGAATAGGAGAGAAGCATGTTCCAATTACCATTGCTGGGACAAGGATCTCTGATGGGGAATGGCTTTATGCAGACACTGATGGAATTTTGATTTCCCAAACTGAGTTATCTGTCTAA